In Bacteroidales bacterium, a single genomic region encodes these proteins:
- a CDS encoding RluA family pseudouridine synthase gives MNSLTFFDPKPEINDEIQEDQSELYEHFSLRVDKGQGPVRIDRFLTARIENASRNKIQAAARVGNILVNDKPVRSNYRIKPGDQISIVLSWPPREMEILPENIPVQISYEDDDLIVVNKKAGMVVHPAFGNYTGTLVNALTYYFDHQHKVGVKATPYLVHRIDKNTSGLLIVAKNELAQSLIARELYYHRIDRRYVALVWGDFKEEKGTITGHIGRNLRDRKTMSVFPGGEHGKHAITHYRILERFRYTTLVECTLETGRTHQIRAHMKYIGHPVFNDETYGGSQILKGTTFTKYKQFIDNCFRIMPRHALHARYLGFKHPSTGKLLEFDSELPDDMALVVGKWRSYVQ, from the coding sequence ATGAATTCACTCACCTTCTTTGACCCAAAGCCTGAAATCAATGACGAGATTCAGGAAGATCAAAGTGAGCTCTATGAGCATTTCAGCCTTCGGGTCGATAAGGGTCAGGGACCGGTGCGGATCGACAGGTTCCTGACTGCACGTATTGAAAATGCCTCCAGAAACAAAATCCAGGCCGCTGCCAGAGTCGGAAATATCCTGGTGAATGATAAACCCGTCAGGTCAAATTACAGGATCAAACCAGGTGACCAGATCTCCATCGTTTTGAGTTGGCCCCCACGGGAAATGGAGATCCTGCCTGAAAACATCCCGGTCCAGATTAGTTATGAAGATGATGACCTGATCGTTGTAAACAAAAAAGCAGGAATGGTCGTTCACCCTGCCTTCGGAAATTATACCGGCACACTGGTGAATGCCCTGACGTATTATTTCGATCATCAGCATAAAGTGGGAGTGAAAGCAACTCCTTACCTGGTTCACAGAATTGATAAAAACACATCCGGACTTTTGATCGTTGCCAAAAATGAATTGGCTCAATCGTTGATCGCCCGAGAGTTATATTATCACCGGATCGACCGGAGATATGTTGCCCTGGTCTGGGGGGATTTTAAGGAAGAAAAGGGAACCATCACCGGTCATATCGGAAGAAACCTCCGGGACAGAAAAACGATGTCGGTCTTTCCCGGGGGGGAACATGGCAAACACGCCATCACCCATTACAGGATCCTTGAACGGTTTCGTTATACGACACTGGTTGAATGTACGCTGGAAACGGGCAGAACCCACCAGATCAGGGCCCATATGAAATATATCGGCCACCCTGTATTCAACGATGAAACATACGGTGGCAGCCAGATCCTGAAGGGCACCACCTTTACCAAATATAAACAGTTCATTGATAACTGCTTCCGGATCATGCCCCGCCATGCCCTCCACGCACGCTACCTGGGTTTCAAACATCCCAGCACCGGAAAATTGCTCGAATTCGACTCAGAACTACCTGACGATATGGCACTGGTGGTTGGAAAGTGGAGATCCTATGTGCAGTAA
- a CDS encoding D-alanine--D-alanine ligase, which produces MKKRIALVTGGYSGEREISLKSGEEVYRHIDRSRYDVFMIRIDRDGWFFSPEQGERLPVDRNDFTVVQDGIRSGFDCAFMAIHGTPGEDGKLQGYFDLLNIPYTSSGRTTSSVTFNKFFTNKIARSLGIKTADSLFFSKIDPMDPEQIIQSLGLPCFVKPNNGGSSVGITRVDLPDELQPAIRKAFHEDDDIVVEKYLPGFELTCGMIRHRGEPIVFPLTQIISKKSFFDYEAKYTPELAEEITPAPVDESLRNRCQDVSRFLYHQLNCRGIVRFDYIVNGEDLFFLEVNTIPGLTRNSIVPKMVTAMGLTLTELYTMAIEEAFR; this is translated from the coding sequence ATGAAAAAGCGGATTGCACTTGTCACAGGAGGTTATTCTGGTGAGCGTGAAATATCCCTCAAAAGCGGTGAGGAAGTATACAGGCACATCGACAGGTCGAGGTACGATGTGTTTATGATCAGGATTGACCGGGACGGATGGTTTTTCTCCCCGGAGCAGGGTGAACGGTTGCCTGTTGATAGAAATGATTTCACCGTTGTGCAGGACGGGATAAGATCCGGTTTCGACTGTGCTTTTATGGCCATTCACGGAACGCCCGGTGAAGATGGAAAACTCCAGGGATACTTCGACTTGCTGAACATACCCTACACATCCAGCGGCCGAACCACCTCCTCCGTCACGTTCAACAAGTTTTTCACCAATAAGATCGCCCGTTCTCTGGGAATTAAAACGGCGGATTCCTTATTTTTCTCCAAAATTGACCCGATGGATCCGGAGCAGATCATACAATCACTCGGTTTGCCCTGTTTTGTAAAACCCAATAACGGGGGCTCCAGTGTCGGCATTACCCGGGTTGACCTGCCGGATGAACTGCAACCGGCTATCCGGAAAGCCTTTCACGAAGATGATGACATCGTGGTTGAAAAGTATCTGCCGGGTTTTGAACTTACCTGCGGAATGATCCGGCATAGGGGTGAGCCCATCGTGTTTCCCCTGACACAGATCATCAGTAAGAAGTCGTTTTTTGATTATGAGGCGAAATATACACCCGAACTGGCCGAGGAAATCACACCGGCACCGGTGGATGAATCACTGCGCAATCGTTGTCAGGATGTTTCCCGGTTCTTATATCATCAGTTGAACTGCCGTGGGATAGTCCGGTTCGATTACATCGTCAACGGCGAAGATCTTTTCTTCCTTGAAGTGAATACCATCCCCGGCCTGACCAGGAACAGCATCGTTCCAAAGATGGTGACCGCAATGGGACTTACGCTGACAGAGCTTTATACGATGGCTATTGAAGAAGCATTCAGGTAA
- a CDS encoding PASTA domain-containing protein → MSFFRFLFSKTFLKNLLIAILVTIGLALLTFKLLSNYTFHGQSIPLPDFTGKTPEELKTYTDTYKFRFTVVDSVYNVKSKPGSIITQDPPPNSPVKKRRNVYLTTVAVLPEKIEMPDLRYLSLRQAVSLLETYGLQSGHLTFEQDPDIEQGNLIKNQIFQGETLEPGTLIHKGSTIDLVVGKSVRQIEAPMPLVIGMTLDQASRTLNKVTLNVGKTHFLDEDQQEYYRVYRQDPDYKGNLFVTVGSEVDLWLRSERDFDFGSLIKRYQIPDTLQALFPDEEFIQMDTID, encoded by the coding sequence ATGAGTTTTTTTCGGTTTTTGTTCAGCAAAACTTTTTTAAAAAACCTACTGATCGCTATTCTGGTAACCATCGGATTAGCGCTTCTGACATTCAAACTGCTCAGCAATTACACATTTCACGGCCAGAGCATCCCGCTGCCGGACTTTACCGGAAAGACACCGGAAGAATTGAAAACCTACACGGATACCTATAAGTTCAGGTTCACGGTTGTTGATTCGGTTTACAATGTTAAAAGCAAGCCTGGAAGCATTATTACACAGGATCCTCCTCCCAATTCACCTGTCAAAAAAAGAAGAAACGTATACCTGACCACGGTGGCCGTACTCCCGGAAAAAATAGAAATGCCTGATCTGAGGTATCTTTCCTTACGGCAGGCCGTTTCGCTGCTCGAAACATACGGGCTCCAGTCGGGACATCTGACCTTTGAGCAGGATCCTGACATTGAACAGGGTAACCTTATTAAAAACCAGATATTCCAAGGAGAGACGCTTGAACCTGGCACCCTGATCCACAAAGGATCGACCATTGATCTGGTTGTCGGAAAAAGCGTCAGGCAGATTGAAGCACCCATGCCGCTTGTGATCGGGATGACCCTTGATCAGGCCTCACGTACGCTGAACAAGGTAACGTTGAATGTCGGGAAAACGCATTTTCTGGATGAGGATCAGCAAGAGTACTACCGGGTGTACCGGCAGGATCCGGATTACAAAGGAAATCTCTTTGTAACGGTAGGTTCGGAGGTGGACCTGTGGCTTCGTTCGGAGAGGGATTTTGATTTTGGGTCACTCATTAAACGCTATCAGATACCCGACACACTGCAAGCCTTATTTCCTGATGAGGAGTTTATACAAATGGATACCATTGACTAA
- a CDS encoding trypsin-like peptidase domain-containing protein: MKIFRAGCLFTLLLSAAEALSQSSPAAIPPSVRFGLVLPESVMQLASPDVEAIHKVDRSIEKEGSPFRVAVMIPVDVDLSKSGRWTVVPGQGRLWHLTVVAEGAKALAPYYDSFFIPAGGELFVYHDRFSGIQDVHKQPNATHNQHYASGFILGSSLTFEYFEPFGVKELAKIHLSDIAFFYRRLVERSPSGSRDFGDSGDCEVNVLCDEGKSWQDEKKGVVRILSRVGSSVFWGTGSLINNVREDFEPYVLTADHCAFWEGEYATPANLQQWVFYLNYESAACDDPLIEPSFDKMTGATQIAHGGDAGDSGSDFYLVRLNSMVPASFDPFFLGWDRQNAASGEGVCIHHPQGDIKKISTYDQPVASTQWSGNGVQSHWRVFWTVTLNGHGVTEPGSSGSPLFSQHGLIVGTLTGGESSCGNTGGADYFGKFSYHWKSNGNDASSQLEPWLDPDHKGLTVLGGTYYSNIVVAAFRADTTVIPVKSAVDFADLSSGKPEQWEWYFEGGSPSASTLQNPEAIEYKSYGTYDVRLISSNEVNSDTLLVEDYIKVEPVISRDPNEPSVFRLFFGEAANSPDQIDVFDVLSNRVPFRIAEVTSSTVSIDLQGLTSGVYLVTLHSEAYAFTGKLLLIK, translated from the coding sequence TTGAAGATTTTCAGAGCGGGATGTCTTTTTACTTTGTTATTGTCGGCAGCAGAGGCACTTTCACAATCGTCACCTGCGGCTATCCCCCCTTCAGTAAGGTTTGGGCTGGTACTTCCGGAGAGCGTGATGCAACTGGCCAGCCCTGACGTTGAAGCAATTCACAAGGTTGACCGGTCAATTGAAAAGGAAGGTTCTCCGTTTCGTGTTGCGGTCATGATCCCGGTAGATGTTGATTTGTCGAAATCCGGCCGGTGGACTGTCGTGCCTGGCCAGGGTAGATTATGGCATCTTACAGTGGTTGCTGAAGGGGCAAAGGCCCTGGCTCCCTATTATGATAGCTTTTTCATTCCGGCCGGAGGAGAGCTTTTCGTATACCATGACCGGTTTTCCGGAATCCAGGATGTCCATAAACAGCCTAATGCAACGCACAATCAGCATTATGCATCAGGATTTATCCTCGGATCTTCACTGACCTTTGAATATTTTGAGCCGTTTGGTGTTAAGGAACTGGCGAAGATCCATCTTTCGGATATCGCTTTTTTTTACAGAAGATTGGTGGAAAGGAGCCCTTCCGGTTCAAGGGATTTTGGTGATTCAGGCGATTGTGAGGTGAACGTTTTGTGCGATGAAGGTAAAAGCTGGCAGGATGAAAAAAAAGGAGTGGTCAGGATCTTAAGCAGGGTGGGCTCTTCTGTGTTCTGGGGAACCGGATCCCTGATCAATAATGTCCGTGAGGATTTTGAACCTTATGTACTGACCGCGGATCATTGTGCCTTCTGGGAAGGTGAGTATGCCACACCGGCCAATCTGCAGCAGTGGGTTTTTTATTTAAATTATGAGTCGGCAGCATGCGACGATCCGCTCATCGAACCCTCTTTCGATAAGATGACAGGAGCCACGCAGATCGCACATGGCGGAGATGCCGGCGATTCCGGTTCCGATTTTTATCTTGTCAGGTTGAATTCCATGGTTCCTGCTTCCTTCGATCCTTTTTTCCTTGGCTGGGACCGCCAGAACGCCGCCTCAGGGGAAGGTGTTTGCATTCATCATCCCCAGGGCGACATTAAAAAGATATCCACTTATGACCAGCCTGTCGCATCTACTCAATGGTCCGGCAACGGAGTTCAATCGCACTGGCGTGTATTCTGGACGGTCACACTCAACGGTCACGGGGTGACAGAGCCTGGTTCTTCCGGGTCGCCGTTGTTCAGTCAGCATGGGCTGATCGTCGGTACGCTGACCGGTGGTGAATCTTCCTGTGGTAATACCGGTGGTGCGGATTATTTTGGCAAGTTCTCCTATCACTGGAAGTCCAATGGCAATGATGCTTCATCACAGCTTGAACCCTGGCTGGATCCCGATCATAAGGGTCTTACGGTCCTGGGCGGGACCTATTATTCGAACATTGTGGTTGCTGCTTTTAGGGCTGATACAACCGTCATTCCGGTCAAATCCGCTGTGGACTTTGCGGACCTGTCTTCCGGCAAGCCTGAGCAATGGGAATGGTATTTCGAAGGAGGAAGTCCTTCGGCTTCCACACTTCAAAATCCTGAAGCGATCGAATACAAATCCTACGGAACCTATGACGTCAGGCTCATCAGCAGCAACGAGGTCAATTCGGATACCTTGCTTGTGGAAGATTATATCAAGGTTGAGCCTGTCATCAGCCGGGATCCAAATGAACCTTCGGTCTTCCGGCTATTTTTCGGAGAAGCAGCCAACAGCCCCGATCAGATTGATGTCTTTGATGTTTTGAGCAACCGGGTCCCTTTCCGGATTGCAGAGGTCACCTCATCTACCGTTTCCATTGACTTACAGGGACTTACTTCAGGAGTTTACCTTGTCACGTTGCATTCTGAAGCCTATGCATTTACAGGCAAGTTATTATTAATTAAATAG